Genomic DNA from Roseburia intestinalis L1-82:
TCTGCATCGGATACCGATTATTATAAGATCACATCCACCACAAAAGGATATCTTTCATTTCAGTTACAGCACGATAAAGTGAGCGGCAGGCTTTCAACAGATATTTACAGCGTGGCAGTCTGTGATGCTGCCGGAAATACGATGTATACAATGACGAGTAAAAAAGACGAGGAGAAAACCGAGTCGGTTAATTTTGGACTTGACGCCGGAACCTATTATCTGAAAGTATCAGGAATCCAATATATGGATGCGTCAGGTTCACTGACAGTTCAGGGAGCAAATGGAGAGACGTACAAGCTGAAGGCATCCTGGACGAATGCAGACAACTGGGAGAGCGAGAGCAATGATGATATAAATACAGCAGACACAATGACATCAGGCAAGGCAGTTTACGGAAGTCTGTATGGTGTCAGTGATTCTGATTATTATGGTTTTCAGACAACAAAAGACGGATATATCGTGATCAATCTGCAGCATTCGAAAGTTACAGGATGGCAGAATAAGGCTATTTATGCAGTTACAGTCTGTGATACTTCCGGCAATTCGATCTACGAAATGACCAGTAAAGCGGAAGATGAATCCACGGATTCCATCAAACTGGGACTGTCAGCAGGTAAATATTATATTAAAGTGGCAGGTCAGAATGCATATTACGGCGGAAACTATGTGATCAAAACTACCTTTAAGGCGTGCAGTACCTGGGAGCACGAGAGCAATGATACTTACGATACAGCAAATACGGCTGTTTCCGGCACGACATACAGCGGAGATATCCGTACTTACAGCGATGTAGATTATTTTAAAACATCACTTTCTGCAAATGGTTATATCAATGTGAAACTGACGCATCCGGTTGTGAGCGGACAGGAAACAACAAACATGTTTGTGCTCAGCGTGATCCGTAAAGTGGACAAAGACCAGTATACAGAAGTCTACACTACGAAGATCCGTGGCGGGGACACAAGCATTTCCACGCCGAACCTTGGATTGCCGAAAGGTGAGTATTACATTAAGATCGCAGGAACCGGAAATACGACGGGAACATTATTGAGCGGAACGAGTTATCCTGTAAACTATGATGTGTGTATTATAGCAAAGACAGCAAGTGACAGGGAAGTGGAGTCGAATGATTCTGCTGCCACTGCAAATACCGTAAAGAACGGAAAAACCTATTACGGAAGCACAAGCAGTTCCTCAGACAAAGATTACTATAAGATCAAAATGTCAAAAGCAGGCTATCTGCAGATTAAGTTTGGACATAAAAACAGTCAGAGTACAGCAAGCTGTTATAATGTTGTTCTTTACAATAAGGATAACAGTGAAATTTATAAATTTACGAATACCGGGACAGAGACTTCTTATACATCCTGTAAATTAGGACTGGATGCAGGGGAATATTACGTATGCGTCAGCCAGGCATCTACACTTTATACCGGCGACTATACGATCTGCATGACACAGAAAGCGGCTTCCGGTTGGGAGACAGAGAACAACGGTGACTGGGCTTCGGCAGATAACATAAAAGTCGGCAAAGCGGTAAACGGTGTGATCACAGGATATACGTCAGATGAAGACTGCTATCGCTTTACACTCACAAAAGCGCAGTATATCAACTTTAGTCTGGCACACGAGAAGATCAATGATGCGGGAAGAAGCTGGTATGTGACACTTTATAATGCAAACGGCAAGAGAGTGAGCAGAAAAGATGATGATCATATCTATTCCTATGCCGGCAGTACCTATACAGAGTCAAAGGCTGTCAAATTAAGCAAGGGAACCTATTACCTGAAAGTGCAGGCATTTGCGAAAAATGCGGTGGAAAAAGAATACACGCTCTGTGTTAATAAAATTGAGAACAGAAAAACAAGCGTGACTTCCGTAAAATCGACAGCATACAATAAACTGAAAGTTTCATGGAAAGTTGTACCGGCTGCGACTTCTTATCAGATCTACCGCAGTACAGCAAAGGATGGGGATTATCAGAATATCAAAACCATCAACAGTGTAGGCACTAGTTCCTGGACAGACGGCAGTGTAAAAACCGGAAAAACATACTATTATAAGATCAAGACGGTTGTTAAGACACAGAATGGAGAACAGACCAGTGGATTTTCGAATGTAAAATCTGCAAAGGCGGTTCCGGCAAAGACGACGTTAAAGGCAAAAGCGTCGGATGCAAAGAATGTAAAACTGACCTGGTCAAAGGTAAAAGGTGCAAGCGGTTATGAGATCTACCGCAGCAACAGTAAAGATGGAAAATGTAGTAAAGTAAAGACCATATCCAAAGGTAGTACGACATCTTACAAAAACGGTAAATTGAAAAAATCGACGACCTATTATTATAAGATCCGTGCATACCGCAAAGTGAATGGGAAGAAAGTATATGGAAGTTATTCTTCCGTTGTTTCCGTAAAGACAAAAGCAAAATAAAAGTAAAAAGAGATACCCCGGTGGGATGATCATCATACATCCTGCCGGGGTATTTTTAAGATTTTATGAAAATTCTGGTAAGATATATTCAAAGGTTGGGTTTTATGATAAAATAATATAGATTATGCAAAGGTATGAATGTGAGGTACTTCATGAGGAAAAGGGAAAGATATAAACATTTGCTGAATTTATTTGCTAATTTTGTAATGCTTGTGGCTGAGACAGCAATGTTTGCATTTATATGGTATAAAATGTATGTGCCGGAATTGGAGGATAAGTTCTGGAATAGAGGAAACTGGGCAGTAATCGGAATGTATGCATTGGTATTGTTCTTTTTTATCCGTACATTTGGCGGATACCGGATCGGATACCTTAGAATTACAGATATTTGTTTGTCGCAGATCCTTGGAATTTTGTTTGCAAATATTATCGAGTATTTTCAGATTTGTATGATTGCAAATGATTATATGTCAGCATCACCGCTTCTGTTATTGACGACAGCTGAGATTGCAGTGACACTGCCTACCGTTTTTGTTGTAAGATATTTTTATGTCAGATTATATCCGCCAAGACGTATGATCGTAATATACGGGGAACATTCTCCGGAAGAACTGATTTCCAAGATTAATTCCAGAAAAGATAAGTACAATGTTTGTGCAACTGCCAGCGCCTATATGGGATATGAGGCATTGTATTCTAAAATATTAGAGTATGAAGCGGTAGTTTTATGTGATCTTCCGGCAAGTATCCGTAATAAAATTTTAAAGTTCTGTTATGATCAGAATAAAAGAACCTATATTACACCGAAGATATCGGATATTATTTTAAATGGAACGGAACGAATCCATTTGTTTGATACACCTCTTATGTTGTCAAGAAATCAGGGACTTACGATAGAGCAGAGATTTGTAAAGAGGACTATGGATATCGTGTTTGCACTGCTCGCGATTGTTATTTCATCGCCGTTTTTACTGGTCATTGCAGTTGCAATCAAACTGTATGATGGGGGACCGGTATTCTATAAGCAGGAGCGTCTGACGAGAGACCGCGAGACGTTTCAGATTATCAAGTTTCGCAGCATGAAAGTAGATTCGGAAAAACAGGGAGCACAGCTTGCCAAAAAAGATGATGACAGGATCACACCGGTTGGAAAAATAATTCGAAGAACGCATTTAGACGAGCTTCCTCAGATTTTTAATATTTTAAAGGGAGAAATGTCTTTTGTTGGTCCTAGACCGGAAAGACAGGAAATTGCTGAAAAATATGAAGAAATTGTTCCGGAATTTCGGTTCCGCCTGAAAGTAAAAGCCGGATTGACAGGGTATGCACAGGTATATGGAAAATATAATACAACACCATATGATAAATTAAAACTGGATCTGACTTATATACAGACATATTCAGCGTGGTTAGATGTGAAATTAATGCTTATGACATTTAAGATTATGTTTCAGAAAGAAAACACAGAAGGTGTAGATGAAAAGCAAACGACAGCGATCAAAAAGGAATCATAGAGATGGAACAGACAAGCGAAGTACAGATATCTGTTATTATGCCGGTTTATAATGCACGGGATTATGTGGAGCAGTGACGGAAAGTCGCGCAATAAATACAAGTCAGCTAAAATGCAGTGGAAAGTTTACCGTTTTATAGGAAAGAACCGGCTAAATGCATTGCGTTATATGGTACATTACACATTAAATAGTGTCAAAAAATATACAAGAGGGTAAGGAAAATGAAAAAAAGGATTTTAGCAGTAATCATGGCAGTCTGCGTGAGTATGACAGCACTGCCTGCAGATGTACGTGCAGCAGAAGACAGTGCAGTTCAGACAGAAAGCACGCAGAAAACATCACCGTCAGAGAAATCAGCCCAGACAGAAAACACTGGGAATGCAGCAGAAGAGCTGACTGGAACGGAGATGGCAGAGACAGAAGAAGCAGCTGAAACGGAAGAAACAGCAGAGACAGAAGAAACGACCGAGACGGTAACAATCGAAACAGAGACGATTGAGACAGAAGAGCCGGCAGAGACAGAAACTTCGGAAACAGAGAAACCGGCAGAGACAGAAACAATCGAAACAGAAACTACGGAAACAGAGAGCACCGAGACGGAGACAGCTGAAACGGAGACAGAGGAGTCAACCGAAACGGAAACAACTGAAACAGAGACAGAAGAGCCGACCGAAACGGAGACTGCGGAGACAGAGACTGCGGAGACAGAGACTGTCCAGGCAGCAGAACTTAACTACATGATGGTAGAGTCACCGTACGTTGAGACACCGGGAACGCAGAATGTGGTCTTAAGTCTTGGAACAGGCGATGAGCAGCTTTCGGATATCGTCTTAAATTATAAGAATCTGACCACCGGAAAAGCATATCAGACAAAAGCTGCAGGAATAGAAGAGGATATGATCCGGTTTACCATGGATTTTTCAGAAAATGGACAGGCAGGAGAGTATCAGATCACTTCCGTGCAGTTTACACAGGAGAAAACAAAACAGGAAATCCTGCTATCAGACCTTGGCATGGATGTAAGATTTGGTGTCAATGAACAGGCAGAGACGAACCCGGATCAGGTACTTTATGATGAAGATGCCTATGCGGATGTGGATGCTGATGTTGTTACTATGAGCGCAGATGGAGAAGTTATTTCCGAAAACACTGTGGAAAATGTGCTGGAGCAGGGAATCTCAGAGGCTGTCGCCAGTGTTGCAGATAACTTAAAAGGTGCGAACAGTAATGTGAAAGTCGTACTCGATCCGGGACATGATGGCACCCATGCAGGAGCATCCGGTTTTGGAGTACAGGAAGCGGATCTGACACTTAAGATCGCCACATACTGTAAAGAAGAATTATCTACCTATAATGGTATTACTGTTTATATGACAAGAGAGAGTGCAAGCTGTCCGGCAGGCGGCGGAGATAATATTGCATGTCTGGATGCCCGTGCAAACCTTGCAAAGAATGTGGGAGCAAATGTGTTAGTAAGTTTCCATTTAAATACTGCAAACGGAACAGCGAGAGGTGTGGAAGTTTATTATCCGAACAGCAACTATAATGCACAGGTAGGAGGCAATGGACAGGCACTTGCAAAGAAAATATGCGATAAATTGGCAGCACTTGGATTGAATTATCGTGGAACTTTGATTAGAAATGCATCTTATGATAAATATCCGGATGGTTCTGCAGCAGATTATTACGGTCTGATCCGTCGTTGTAAAAATAATGGCATTCCTGGTCTGATCATCGAGCATGCCTTTTTGGACAATGCAAATGATTATTATACATATTTAAGTTCTGATGAAAAATTAAAGGCACTCGGTGTTGCGGATGCAACTGCAATCGCTGAGTATTTCGGACTGACAAAAGGAGCAAAGACCGTAACGCTCAATTACACGCAGTCGAGAGAGGATGGTAGTCTTAGATTAAAATGGACAGGTCTCGATAATGTCGATTATTATGAAATTTATCGTAATACTGTGAATGATACAAACTATCCTAAGATTGACGAAGTATCGGATGCTACATCTTATATTGATGATACCGTAAAGGCAGGGACAAAATATTACTATCTGGTCCGTCCGGTATTTAACGATGGAACTGCAGGAGAGTATTCTAAACCCATCTCAGGTGTGGCATTAGGAAAAACAAACCTCACAAAGATCAAGGCAAAGAGTGGAAAGAAGATTACCCTGACCTGGAAAAAGGTTTCTAAAGCAGAGGGATATCTGATCTATCGTCAGGACAGCAGTGACAGTAAATTTTATCAGATTGGCACGGTAAAATCCGGCAGTACACTCACTTACACAGATACTGTAAAATCCAATAACAAAACATATACCTACAAAGTACAGGCTTACAATACAAACAATGGCAGACAGGGTGTCGGTGCATATTCTTCCACAAAATCTGCAAAGACACTTGCAAAAGCAAAAATTACAGGAATCACATCCTCGGATGAGGAAGTATTAAAAATTTCCTGGAATAAGGTAAGCGGTGCAAAGGGATATATCATTTCCCGCAGCACAAAGAAAGATAGTGGTTATAGTGAAATAGATACAGTATCAGGAGAAAAGACAACATCCTACACAGATGATACTGTAAAAGCAGGAAAGACCTATTACTATAAGGTCGAAGCATATAATGTCAACAGCGGTACAAAAGGATACGGCGGTGCATCAGACGCGGTGGCAGGAAAAACTGCAAAGCGCACAAAAATCACATCAATCGTTTCCACAAATGAAAAGACCTTGACGATCAAGTGGAATAAGATCACAGGAGCTTATGGTTATCGTATCAAACGAAGTACCGATGAAGATGGTACTTACAAAGTTGTTAAGACGATTAAATCCGGAAACACGACCAGCTACAAAGACACCAGTGTAAAAGCAGGAAAGACCTATTATTACACGGTTGAAACGATGGTAAAGACAGGAGACAATATCTGTTATAGCGGTGATTCAGCGTCCATGGAAGGAAGAACAGCGAAAAAAGCGAAGATCAAGTATGCTGTTTCAAATGGAAGTAATCAGATTGAAGTAAACTGGGGAGCAGTGAGCGGTGCCTACGGCTACCGTATCAAACGCAGTACGTCAAAGAATGGTACTTATAATGTGATTGCGACCGTAAATGGAAAGAATAAAACAACCTATCAGGATAAAAATGTAAAAACTGCAAAGACCTATTATTATAAGGTAGAGACGATCAACAAGGTAAATGGTAAAAAAGGATACAGCGGTGATTCCGCAGTTGTGTCAGCAAAGACATTAAAAACTACATCCATTACAGCAGTCAAGGCAACCGGAAGTACTTCCGTAAGACTGGAATGGAAAGCCGTGGATGGGGCAAACGGATATCAGATTTACCGGAGTACGTCAAAAGACAGTGGTTATAAAAAGGTCGGACAGGTCAAAGGTAAAAATACGAAAAAATATGAGGATAAAACCTTAGAAGCCGGAAAAACTTACTATTATCAGGTTCGTGCATATAAGAGCAACAGTGCTAAAAACGGTGTGGCATCTTTCTCAAAAGTACAGAAGGCATGGACGATCAAACAGGTGGTATTCTCCCAGATCACAAGTGACAGCAAAAATCAGGTCACACTTGGCTGGAAGAAAGTTTCAAAAGCACAGGGGTATGATATTTACCGGAGCAGCAAGTCAAACAGTGGATTTGAAAAGATCGCTTCAATTTCATCTGGATCTACACTGACTTACACGGATAAGGGCGTAAAGAGCGGAAATACTTATTATTACAAAATCGCTGCAACCTACAAGATCAAGGGAAGTGCAGGCAGAGGAAGTTACAGTAATGTAGCACAGGTTCCTGTTCTGAAACAGGGAGGTATTTCTTCTATTACATTGGGAGACAACAATGTATTAAATATTTCCTGGAACAGTGTGGATAATGCAAGCGGTTATGAACTTGCCGGTGCAATCAGTGAAAAAGGAAGCTATACCACGTTACAGACTTCCGGTGCAACTTCCTTTACACACAGTAATCTGACACAGGGAACAACCTATTACTATAAAGTAAGAGCATATAAGGACTTAAGCAGCGGAATCCGTATGTATGGTCCATGGTCAGCGGTGAAATCAAAAGCAGCAGCTCATGAGATCATGGGTACAAGCAGTGTGACGGTAGATCAGATGGTATCTTATTATAATAAACGATATACATTCCCGGCAGATACTTACCGTGACAAGGGAGCAGATTCCGCGGAAGCGTTCTTTAAGATTTTAAAAGAAGAGGCAGATGCAGAGGGTGTAAGAGCGGATGTATTGTTTGCACAGGTGATGTTAGAGACCGGTGGACTCACATTCGGTGGTGATGTGCAGGCGAGCCAGTGCAACTTTGGCGGACTCGGTGCAGTCGGTGGCGGTGCTGCGGGGGAAACCTACGCAGACGTAAGAACCGGACTCCGTGCACAGGTACAGCACTTGAAAGCGTATGCAAGTACCGAGGGATTAAACAATGCATGTGTGGATAAGCGTTTCCAGTATGTATCGCGTGGAACAGCCAGATACGTGGAGTGGCTTGCGATTCCGCAGAATCCATATGGAAAAGGCTGGGCAGCAGATGCGGATTATGGTACGAAGCTGCTTCGGATCATGGATAGTTTATAAACGAAAAAGTATGGTGATATAAATGATAGAACAGAATTATTCCGTTTTAATGTCTGTATATAGAAAAGAAAAAGCTGAGTATTTGCAAAAAAGCATTGACAGCATGCTCTCCCAGACAGTACCACCGCAGGATTTCGTGATTGTATGTGATGGATTGCTGGGGGATGAATTAAATCAGGTACTCCAAAAAAAAAAGCAGGAGTATCCGGAATGTTTTCAGATAGTTCAACTGCCTGAAAACCGAGGACTGGGAGAAGCACTCAAAGAAGGACTGGTTTATTGTAAAAATGAACTGGTTGCACGAATGGACAGCGATGATATCAGTGTTCCAGAGCGTTGTGAATGGCAGTTAAAAGCTTTTGCCCAAAATAATGTATCGATTATCAGTGGAGCTGTGCAGGAATTTATGGATGATACAGCACAGGCAGGTACTGTCAGATATGTTCCGGAATCATCAGAAAAGATAGCGGTATATGCAAAAAAAAGGAATCCTTTTAATCATCCGGCAGTTATGTTTAAAAAAAGTGATGTCATAAAAGCTGGAAGTTATATGGATTTTCATGGATTTGAGGATTATTATCTATGGCTCCGTATGCTCTCAGGCGGGATGAAGGGATATAATTTATCTGAAGTGCTAGTGTACATGAGAGTCGGTAATGGCATGTATGCGAGGCGCGGAGGAGTTTCATACTTGAAAGATATGGCAGAGTTTCGGAAAATCATGTTAAATAGCGGATACATTAATTTACTGGAATTTCTGACATCTGTCATAACCCGTGGAATTGTAATCCTGATGCCTGCGAATCTGAGAAAAACAGTATATTCGGTCTTTCTCAGAAAGTAATCCTTGGCTTAAAGACAGAGATTTTGCTTTTAAAAATATAATCCCTGGTTTTGCCTGTGAATTTCAGGAAAAACAGGGGATATCCATTTTCAATATAAAATCCCACAAAAAATCAAGTGTTTAACGGACAAAAGAAAAAGAAAATCTATTCCATTGTTCAACATTGTCATGCCGGTACTGCTTTTTCTGATGCCGCAGTATGAGAGCTTCCATACCATTTTTTCAGACCCTGAAAGCATGTCAAAAAGACTGAAAAACTGTATCAGTGGAAGGATTCCAAAAGTTGATGCAGTCCGCGACCTTCTCTCCAGAATAAACCCGGATGAAATACGCAGCATACATGAAGAAATGATTGATATCATAAAACGTAACCGGATATTCCGGAATGGAACGATAAGCGGATATGTTGTGGCAGGTTTTGATGGTGCGGAATTATTCAGCAGTACAAAAAAATCCTGTCCGAACTGTCTGACTCGGAAAAAACTCACAGGGGAAACCGAATACTTTCACCGGAGTGTGGTGTGCATGACCATAGGAAAATCACCACACGTAATTCTGGGGCAGGAAATGTTAAAACCAAGGGACCTTTCAGGCTTTGAGATGGAAGGGTGTCCATATAAACTGCGTGTGGTGCGGTATCGTGAGCAGTGGGAAGAAAAAGGGGGAAAGCCGAACGTTTTATGTGGCTTGTAATGACACTGGAAACGGCAGATTACCGGGTGTTATGGGAAATGATGAACCGCAGGTGGGACATTGAGGAGAATGGTTTCCATCAATTGAAAACGTATTATCACGCAAAGCACTGTTACTGTCATGATGCGGTTGAAACAATATCTAACCTGATAATCATAGGCTTTAATGTAAGAGAGTTATATTTGTACCGGAGAAGCCGGAGCTTTGTAGGAAGCGGAATAAGCCGAAAGAGTATAAACCGGATTTTTTTGCGATGAGCTGCTAACAGAAAAAGTGAAACAGATTTTATATGGAAAAGGCGGATAGAGAAAATCAGCCGAAAAAAACCTAGGGAAAAAATAGGGGGGATTTTGCGCGTATTGACCAAGAATGAAGGGCAGCCGCAGATGGAATGCTGATAACTGGATTATTTATAAAAATGCATGGATAAAAAAGTTAAAAGCGAAATCTCTGGCTTAAAGTAGGATCTTGAGTTTCCATAAAATGTAATCAAAAAGTGGTTACACCTTCCCAAAGCACTAATCTTCCACTTTTTTGAAGAGCTAGGAATGGAAGTTCTGTGAGTAGAAGTACTTTAATAAGCCCCACCGAAATCGGGCTTTTGGAGATATATTCTTGTATCTATCTAAGCGGTCAGCTTAAGGCAGAGTTGACGATATGCCGGACGTTTTGTCCGGAACCATAGCCTGACGCCTTCTTTTGCATACGATAGTATGCCAGAGATACCTTTAGCTAACCGGTAATAGCAGAAATATACTTTTTTCTTTACAGGGTCTGCTTTTTGTATAATTGAAACCTTAAGGGCATTTGTTTCTGACTTCATAGATATATGTGCAAGAAAAGCCATGCATAAGGTGATATAAAAATTTAACGTATTGATGGCAGACAGCTTTCGTACTCGAAAGTTTTCAAACTGAAACATCTGTTTTTTGCAGCGGAAATATTCCTCTATTTTCCATCTCGAAAAGTACTGCTTTGCAACAGCGATTACATCTTCTTTTGATTTAATATCTTTATTGGTTGCAAGCATCATTGGATGTTCGGTTAAACCATAGACGAGCACCAGGTCAATATCTTTTTTAGAAGCGGTTATCTGAACTTTTACATGAGACAGATATGCTTCACGGGATGATTGTTGCCGGTAAGAACACAGGCTTCTGTTACGTGATAGCCTTTTTCATAAACTGTTTTGGAAGCAGTACTTTTAGAGCCATCTCTGACAAGTCCGAGAGCTTCAAATTTGTAACCATCAGGATTTACAACATCGCTGTCATCAATGTGTATGACAGGTTCTTGCGGAGCCCATTTACGGATGGCAGTAAGATAAGATTTAAGCGCGGTGGAGGAAATGCCATTGTTTAAATGTCTGGTCAGCCGTTCAACAGAATTGACCTTTTTGGAATCTTCGTGAAGCTGATCCACAACATCGGTTAAAAGACAGCTTCTGGAGGCAAGCATACCATAAGTCATCTCGGCAGAAAACTTTTTGTCCGGCTTGGACAGGTGTTTTGAAATTTTATTTGAAAAAGTTAAAATTTCCCGTTTCAAAGTATAAGTATTTGTTGTAGAATTAAGCATAAGGAGTCCTCCTGTTTTTTTGTTTAGTATTATTTTGATTTGACACATTAATTTTACTACAAAACAGAAAAGGATTCCTTATATTTTGGGCATTTTTTGAAAGTTGTTTATTGGAATCTAACAAAATCAAGTGGTTGTGGATAAAACTGCGGAAAATCAAGAGAGTAGAATAAATTGACGTGAAATAGCTGGTATGATATAATTGTGCAGTCTTTTGGAATACATGGAATAGATAAAAAGGAGTTAGAAAATGAATTGGAGAATCAATGAGAGTGGTGTATCAGCGACAATTGAAAATATTGAATGGGAAAGAATACACTTGATTCTTACAGTAAGGCTGCATATTGACGGGCAGAAAACGTATGATATAGATAAGATGGAATTTTATGCGGTAAATAATTTGGGGGGATGTGGAGTTAAGTTCGATGTACGCAGGAAAGAAGATATCATCAAACTTCATGTTAATGTAACAAATAGTGGTGAACTACGTTGTATTCCGAGGGGAACATATCGTATTTTTGTATGTGAAAAAGATTGTGTTCTGGCAGAGTGTGAAACCAGTCCTGATATTGCAGATCAATTAGAAGCAATGTCCAGAAACTTTTTGTACGGTGAAAGGGGAAAATCTTACAATGTTACATTTTATATAGAAGATGGAACGGATACACTGCCATTCCGTATGCATTGTATCGCATTAGGGGCAGTAGGGGTTACATTTCCACAGAATCCAAGCTTCCTCAAAAAAATAAATTTGATAAAAGCATTGAAAGACTGCTATTTATCTAGCAGATCTGTTTTAAGAAGAGTATATAAATGGTATTCATTTTTGTATAAAAGCAGACGAAAAAATACAGTCCTTTTTATGACAGAACAGGATCAGAAAATTGCATCAAATTTAAAAGCAGTTTCAGACAGAATGGTTGACAGACAGCTGGATCAGCAATATCGGTTATTGTATTCTGCACGTCCTGCAGCGGCAGAGCCGCAAAGTAAAAAAAGCTGGATTGGTCTTATGAAATTACTGGCACAGAGCGGCACTATTTTTATTGACGATCATGCACCGGTACTGGATTGGCTAAAACTGGATGATGATACAACGCTGATTCAATTATGGCATGCAGGAGCAGGGTTTAAATCATCAGGCTACAGTCGCTGGGGACATGAAGGATGTCCTTCACCGCAGTCCTGCCACAGACAATATAAGTACGGAATTGCTGGCTCAAAAAATATCGCACCGTTTTTTTCGGAAGTATGGGGAATTAATGATGAGCAAGTATTGCCAACAGGAATGCCCCGTATGGATGAGTATTTGGATGAGCAGCATAGGAATGAAAAAATAAAAGAATTGTATGAGCAGTTTCCAATGTGCAGAGGTAAAAAAGTCATACTTTTTGCACCTACCTACCGTGGAAGAAATAAAAAAACAGCATATTATCCGTATGAATTGATCGATTTTGAAAAGTTATATCAGATCTGTGGAGATGAATATGTAGTTTTATTTAAAATGCATCCATGGGTAAATAAAGATATTGTGATTGGAAAAAAATATGCGGATAAATTCTTGGATGTAAAAAAATACCCGAATATTAATGATCTGTTCTATATTGTTGATTTATTAATTACAGATTATTCGTCGAATATTTTTGAATATTCACTCATGAGAAAACCGATGCTGTTTTTTGCATTCGACAAGATTCAGTATTCTTTTTCCAGAGGATTTCATAGAGATTATGA
This window encodes:
- a CDS encoding CDP-glycerol glycerophosphotransferase family protein, whose amino-acid sequence is MNWRINESGVSATIENIEWERIHLILTVRLHIDGQKTYDIDKMEFYAVNNLGGCGVKFDVRRKEDIIKLHVNVTNSGELRCIPRGTYRIFVCEKDCVLAECETSPDIADQLEAMSRNFLYGERGKSYNVTFYIEDGTDTLPFRMHCIALGAVGVTFPQNPSFLKKINLIKALKDCYLSSRSVLRRVYKWYSFLYKSRRKNTVLFMTEQDQKIASNLKAVSDRMVDRQLDQQYRLLYSARPAAAEPQSKKSWIGLMKLLAQSGTIFIDDHAPVLDWLKLDDDTTLIQLWHAGAGFKSSGYSRWGHEGCPSPQSCHRQYKYGIAGSKNIAPFFSEVWGINDEQVLPTGMPRMDEYLDEQHRNEKIKELYEQFPMCRGKKVILFAPTYRGRNKKTAYYPYELIDFEKLYQICGDEYVVLFKMHPWVNKDIVIGKKYADKFLDVKKYPNINDLFYIVDLLITDYSSNIFEYSLMRKPMLFFAFDKIQYSFSRGFHRDYEESAPGKVCYSFEEVLSAITDKDFEYEKVEQYITHHFDYIDSGASDRVIDWILLGKMPENISNAIKKKQEEIQRMHELDFATGMLVQQDD